The genomic segment ACTAACATTTTCTTCTAAGAAATACTAATTCTCACAGTATGTACGTTCTTTTCTTTGAAAGTGAAGCATACAGGGGCACATGCCAAAATGTGGGAGAAGTTTCCATTGTGGATAGTTTCCAGAGAGGAAGTGACCTTGGTCACTCCCCCTCCACCTGACCCAAAAAGCAGGCGTTGGGTCCTGTATACCAAAATCACTGATATCATCACTAAAAAGCAaaaatttttcattatatctcACTCTTGTTAAAGTACATGTATTCAGATTAATTCTGAACAAAGATAAAGATATTCGACAAAGACAGATTTGACagtaatggagagaagaaacCACAAAGTTGCCAAATCTAAATGCTCAGTACATAATAGTTTTGTAGATGTGCCTTTGCTTACATCATCAGGTGTGGAGAGATCAAACATCTTGAGGGAGATGATGTCATGGGTATCACTCAGGTCACCTGTGGCTGCTGACACACCCAGGAAGTAACCAACAGGAAGCTTCACCCCAGAGACAGAGAAGCACTGCTTGAACTGCTGCTTGTTGTCAATGTCCGTGGACACTGAAACACAAACCACAAATAGAATCAACTAGAATTTTCACTAAATATTTGAATCACAAtgaattcaaacacacacacagagacacatttTATATGCTACCTTTCATGGTAGTAATCTTAACAACCAAAGTTACCCACCTGTCAGTGTGTCATGGACGTACTTAATTGAAACAAATGTATCATGGTCAAGGTTCCTGAACTTAGACACACAGCCAGCACTGAGCTGGGTGTGGGTGCCATCCCGGTCATGGTCATAGTGAAGGCTGCCATTGTTAATCATTGCAGAGATGTATGGGTGGCCATGCTGTACAGAAGAGAGATTCATGTTGAGTGCTTTAATATGCACCACACTTTACAAGAGATCAGATGATGTGAATAATGAAACATACTGAAAATTGTACTTTACTCAAACATTTATCTACTTTTATAACTCCTTTCACAACAATTTGAAATATCCTTCATTATTAAATATTtaacaaaggaggagagagagagagagagagagagagagagagagagagagagagagagagagagagagagagagagagagagagagagagagagagagagagagagagagagagagagagcaaaagaataGACATAAATGAAACagaaggataggaggaaggaaagcataacaatgtgaaaagaaatgacTATAAAGTAAAATTATGTGAACAGGAAgacattgattgattgattaacatGAATTTCTAATGAGACAATAGTGACTGAAGTAAATGATACATCTGCTAGCCTGCCTGTTTGCCAGTTCCTCCTCTCCCAATTCCTCCAAAAGCTGTCTGTCTACTGCCTGGTCTGTCTGAAATTTGTTGCTATCATACAACATTCAAACTTACATTATGAGGTCCATTGTGATTGCTGTAGGTGTCCATTATGACTGCCAGGCCACTGAAGTAATCCTTGCTGCCAAACACATCTCCTTCTTGCATGGGATCCTTCACATACCTTCGGAGGCAACAGCTCTTAATAAACTCTTGACATCAGCATTATCAATAAACACGGATATTGTATACATTATCTTCTTCAATGGTGTTTACAAAATTCTTTCCAATTTGTGATAAAATCATATCCAAATGAGAACCTTAAAAATCCCTTAGAACCATAACAA from the Portunus trituberculatus isolate SZX2019 chromosome 48, ASM1759143v1, whole genome shotgun sequence genome contains:
- the LOC123498604 gene encoding vesicular integral-membrane protein VIP36-like isoform X2, whose amino-acid sequence is MDILFHCAIVVFSLIISSTSAGEWRTHEYVVREHSLVKPYQGMGTTIPYWDFLGSTMVTNNYIRLTGDIQSQRGAVWNTVGCYLRNWEMQIHFKVHGRGKDLFGDGFAFWYVKDPMQEGDVFGSKDYFSGLAVIMDTYSNHNGPHNHGHPYISAMINNGSLHYDHDRDGTHTQLSAGCVSKFRNLDHDTFVSIKYVHDTLTVSTDIDNKQQFKQCFSVSGVKLPVGYFLGVSAATGDLSDTHDIISLKMFDLSTPDDTTWKIPNLPL